From Streptomyces durmitorensis, a single genomic window includes:
- a CDS encoding heavy-metal-associated domain-containing protein, protein MSAQTELPQAETSGSCCSPSGSCHSDGAAEASQGAVTTVYEVTGMTCGHCEGAVSSEISEIAGVSSVKAVAATGQVTVISEAPLDEAAVRAAVDEAGYELAGVSKA, encoded by the coding sequence ATGAGCGCCCAGACCGAGCTCCCGCAGGCCGAGACCTCCGGCTCCTGCTGCTCCCCCAGCGGTTCCTGCCACTCCGACGGCGCCGCCGAGGCGTCGCAGGGTGCCGTGACGACCGTGTACGAGGTGACCGGCATGACCTGTGGCCACTGCGAGGGTGCGGTCTCCAGCGAGATCTCCGAGATCGCCGGCGTCAGCTCGGTCAAGGCGGTGGCCGCCACCGGCCAGGTGACCGTGATCTCCGAGGCTCCGCTCGACGAGGCCGCGGTCCGCGCCGCGGTCGACGAGGCGGGCTACGAACTCGCCGGTGTCAGCAAGGCCTGA
- a CDS encoding helix-turn-helix transcriptional regulator, which produces MTDRRLWSYKDIAAHIRVQPDTVRSYRKHGLLPEPDHVESGKPYWYADTIRAWVAARPRNRGRRE; this is translated from the coding sequence ATGACTGACCGAAGGCTCTGGTCGTACAAGGACATCGCCGCACACATCCGGGTGCAGCCGGACACCGTGCGCTCCTATCGCAAGCACGGCCTGCTTCCCGAACCCGACCACGTGGAGTCCGGGAAGCCCTACTGGTACGCGGACACCATCCGCGCCTGGGTCGCCGCGCGGCCGCGCAACCGCGGGCGCAGAGAGTGA
- a CDS encoding helix-turn-helix domain-containing protein, translating into MDGWEVALASPHPRLRPGIIVYRGFRLALGRPRRRLEVPIGAVTLMLGFEHPVRISGLASSGQSQHARQSGQSRQGPVTLVSVLSGLGTTPVVGEHDGRLAGIEVLLAPWAAFTLFGTALHEVADRNLDPDALGVRPGPGRWGSVAELAAALGTLPSWRERFALLDDVFARWSKAGPPSCERTVRAWSELVRTRGAAPVGHIAEEVGWSVRQLENRFREQIGIGPKAAGRVLRLQRARRMLVAGRTQAETAALCGFYDQAHLSGEFRAMTGCTPREFAAMRRALRAPGGGPQSADRLTDEPTSLILA; encoded by the coding sequence GTGGACGGCTGGGAGGTCGCGCTCGCGTCACCCCACCCCCGCCTGCGTCCGGGGATCATCGTCTACCGCGGCTTCCGGCTCGCGCTCGGGCGGCCGCGGCGCAGGCTCGAAGTCCCGATCGGCGCGGTGACGCTGATGCTCGGCTTCGAGCATCCGGTGCGGATATCGGGCCTCGCGAGTTCGGGGCAGTCGCAGCATGCGCGACAGTCGGGGCAGTCGCGGCAGGGGCCGGTGACGCTGGTCTCGGTGCTGTCGGGGCTGGGCACGACGCCGGTGGTGGGCGAGCACGACGGCCGGCTCGCGGGCATCGAGGTGCTGCTCGCCCCCTGGGCCGCGTTCACCCTCTTCGGCACCGCCCTGCACGAGGTGGCGGACCGGAACCTCGACCCGGACGCGCTCGGCGTCCGGCCCGGCCCCGGCCGCTGGGGCAGCGTGGCGGAACTCGCCGCGGCGCTGGGCACACTGCCCTCGTGGCGCGAGCGCTTCGCCCTCCTTGACGACGTCTTCGCCCGCTGGTCGAAGGCAGGGCCGCCGTCCTGCGAACGCACGGTGCGGGCCTGGAGCGAGCTGGTGCGCACCCGGGGCGCCGCTCCCGTGGGGCACATCGCCGAGGAGGTCGGCTGGAGCGTACGCCAGCTGGAGAACCGCTTCCGGGAGCAGATCGGCATCGGCCCCAAGGCCGCGGGGCGGGTCCTGCGGCTCCAGCGGGCGCGGCGGATGCTGGTGGCGGGGCGCACCCAGGCGGAGACGGCCGCGCTCTGCGGCTTCTACGACCAGGCGCATCTGAGCGGCGAGTTCAGGGCCATGACGGGCTGCACGCCGCGCGAGTTCGCCGCGATGCGGCGTGCGCTCCGGGCGCCGGGCGGCGGCCCGCAGTCGGCCGACCGGCTCACGGACGAGCCGACGAGCCTGATCCTCGCCTGA
- a CDS encoding sugar phosphate isomerase/epimerase family protein: MTTLSRIRIGSAPDSWGVWFPEDPGQVPWSRFLDEVADSGYEWIELGPYGYLPTDPAVLTAETQKRGLKVSAGTVFTGLHHGPSVWDRTWAHVADNAALAQAMGAEHLVVIPSFWRDDKTGEVLEDRTLTPEQWRQLTLQTERLAYEVRERYGLRVVVHPHADTHIDDEKNVTRFLDATDPDLVSLCLDTGHYAYCGGDNVKLIETYGERIGYLHLKQVDPAVLAEVRAQEMPFGPAVARGVMCEPPTGVPAIEPVLAAAQKLGVDLFAIVEQDMYPCPPDKPLPIARRTRSYLRSCGA; encoded by the coding sequence ATGACGACGCTGTCACGCATCCGGATCGGATCGGCACCCGACTCGTGGGGGGTGTGGTTCCCCGAGGATCCGGGCCAGGTGCCCTGGAGCCGTTTCCTCGACGAGGTGGCGGACTCCGGATACGAGTGGATCGAGCTCGGCCCGTACGGCTATCTGCCCACGGATCCGGCCGTACTGACCGCCGAGACCCAAAAGCGCGGCCTGAAGGTGTCGGCGGGAACGGTCTTCACGGGCCTGCACCACGGACCCTCCGTATGGGACAGGACATGGGCCCATGTGGCCGACAACGCCGCGCTCGCGCAGGCGATGGGCGCCGAGCACCTCGTGGTGATCCCGTCCTTCTGGCGCGACGACAAGACCGGCGAGGTCCTGGAGGACCGCACGCTCACCCCCGAGCAGTGGCGTCAGCTCACGCTCCAGACCGAGCGATTGGCGTACGAGGTGCGCGAGCGCTACGGCCTGCGCGTGGTCGTCCATCCGCACGCCGACACGCACATCGACGACGAGAAGAACGTCACCCGTTTTCTCGACGCGACGGACCCCGACCTCGTCTCGCTCTGCCTGGACACGGGCCACTACGCCTACTGCGGCGGCGACAACGTCAAGCTGATCGAGACGTACGGCGAACGCATCGGCTATCTGCACCTCAAGCAGGTCGACCCGGCCGTCCTGGCCGAAGTGCGCGCGCAGGAGATGCCGTTCGGGCCCGCCGTGGCCCGCGGTGTGATGTGCGAGCCGCCGACCGGGGTGCCCGCCATCGAGCCGGTCCTCGCGGCGGCCCAGAAGCTGGGCGTCGACCTGTTCGCCATCGTCGAGCAGGACATGTACCCGTGCCCGCCGGACAAGCCGCTGCCCATCGCCCGCCGCACCCGCTCGTATCTGCGCTCCTGCGGCGCCTAG
- the iolC gene encoding 5-dehydro-2-deoxygluconokinase, which yields MTDPYDVITMGRIGVDLYPLQAGVPLADVSTFGKFLGGSASNVAVAAARLGRRVAVVTRTGEDPFGDYLHRELRQFGVDDRWVSGVAGLPTPVTFCEVFPPDDFPLYFYRQPKAPDLEIHEKELDLGAIASARVFWMTGTGLCAEPSRSATLAALRHRAKAGLTVFDLDWRPMFWERADEARGFYAQALAQATVAVGNIDEVEIATGVREPLAAACALLESGVELAVVKQGPKGVLAMNSAGDAVEVPPLPVTVLNGLGAGDAFGGALCHGLLAGWELERIMRYANAAGAIVASRLECSSAMPFPDEVEAALAAGAVAHD from the coding sequence GTGACCGATCCGTACGACGTCATCACGATGGGCCGGATCGGGGTGGATCTCTATCCCCTGCAGGCCGGGGTGCCGCTCGCCGATGTCAGCACGTTCGGCAAGTTCCTGGGCGGTTCGGCGTCGAACGTCGCCGTCGCCGCCGCGCGGCTCGGCCGCCGGGTCGCCGTCGTCACCCGCACCGGCGAGGACCCCTTCGGGGACTATCTCCACCGGGAGCTGCGGCAGTTCGGGGTCGACGACCGGTGGGTGAGCGGGGTCGCGGGCCTGCCGACCCCGGTGACCTTCTGCGAGGTCTTCCCGCCGGACGACTTCCCGCTCTACTTCTACCGGCAGCCGAAGGCACCCGACCTGGAGATCCACGAGAAGGAGCTCGACCTCGGCGCGATCGCCTCCGCGCGGGTGTTCTGGATGACGGGTACGGGGCTCTGCGCGGAGCCCAGCAGATCGGCGACGCTGGCCGCGCTCCGCCACCGCGCGAAGGCCGGGCTCACGGTCTTCGACCTCGACTGGCGGCCGATGTTCTGGGAGCGGGCGGACGAGGCCCGGGGCTTCTACGCACAGGCGCTCGCGCAGGCCACCGTCGCGGTGGGCAACATCGACGAGGTCGAGATCGCCACCGGAGTGCGCGAACCGCTCGCCGCCGCCTGTGCGTTGCTGGAGTCCGGCGTCGAACTCGCCGTGGTCAAGCAGGGCCCCAAGGGGGTGCTCGCCATGAACAGCGCGGGCGATGCCGTGGAGGTGCCGCCGCTGCCCGTGACGGTGCTCAACGGCCTCGGGGCCGGGGACGCCTTCGGCGGGGCGCTGTGCCACGGGCTGCTCGCCGGCTGGGAGTTGGAGCGGATCATGCGGTACGCCAACGCGGCGGGGGCGATCGTCGCCTCCCGCCTGGAGTGTTCGTCCGCGATGCCGTTCCCGGACGAGGTCGAGGCGGCGCTCGCCGCGGGAGCCGTGGCGCATGATTGA
- a CDS encoding Cgl0159 family (beta/alpha)8-fold protein, which translates to MIDLAELVRTRAQHPEAIAEAAARRPRRPLLGDSGRLMIIAADHPARGALSVGGDKLAMANRGDLLERLCLALSRPRVDGVLATADILEDLLLLGALDGKVVMGSMNRGGLAGASFELDDRFTGHRAEDIDRLGFDAGKLLLRVDYEDPGSLATLYSSARAIDAMAARKLPVFVEPFLCRRAPDGGPPRNDLSAEAVTTSIAIASGLAGTSAYTWLKVPVTENPDDMARVMEASTLPAVLLGGDLGDDSDAAYEKWRGALQLPTVHGLVAGRTLLYPADGDVAGAVDTAVGLL; encoded by the coding sequence ATGATTGACCTCGCCGAACTCGTCAGGACCCGGGCCCAGCACCCCGAGGCCATCGCGGAGGCCGCAGCCCGGCGCCCCCGGCGTCCGCTCCTCGGTGACAGCGGGCGACTGATGATCATCGCTGCCGACCACCCCGCACGGGGCGCCCTGTCCGTCGGCGGGGACAAGCTGGCCATGGCCAACCGCGGTGACCTCCTTGAGCGGCTCTGCCTCGCGCTCTCGCGCCCCCGCGTGGACGGCGTGCTGGCCACCGCCGACATCCTCGAAGACCTCCTGCTGCTCGGCGCGCTCGACGGCAAGGTCGTCATGGGGTCGATGAACAGGGGCGGGCTCGCGGGCGCCTCGTTCGAGCTGGACGACCGGTTCACCGGCCACCGCGCCGAGGACATCGACCGGCTCGGGTTCGACGCGGGCAAGCTCCTGCTGCGCGTCGACTACGAAGACCCCGGCTCGCTGGCCACCCTGTACTCCAGCGCCCGCGCGATCGACGCCATGGCCGCCCGGAAGCTGCCGGTCTTCGTCGAGCCGTTCCTCTGCCGCCGCGCCCCCGACGGCGGTCCGCCGCGGAACGACCTGAGCGCCGAGGCCGTCACCACGTCCATCGCCATCGCGTCGGGGCTCGCCGGGACATCGGCGTACACCTGGCTGAAGGTCCCCGTGACCGAGAATCCGGACGACATGGCGCGGGTCATGGAGGCCTCGACCCTGCCCGCCGTCCTCCTCGGAGGCGACCTCGGTGACGACAGCGACGCCGCGTACGAGAAGTGGCGCGGCGCGCTCCAACTGCCGACCGTGCACGGGCTCGTGGCCGGGCGCACGCTGCTGTACCCGGCCGACGGCGACGTGGCGGGCGCCGTCGACACCGCTGTCGGACTGCTGTAG
- the iolB gene encoding 5-deoxy-glucuronate isomerase — translation MTYVPKGSAAEGPYALEIDPKRSGLVYSALRVVDIEPGATHSFATGESEWIVLPLTGGCTVHAEDEIIELLGRDSVFSGVSDFAYVPRDAHIQIASGAGGRFALAGAKCERRLPARYGSAPEVSVEHRGSGTCAREVRNFASADAFDCDRLIAVEVITPGGNWSSYPPHKHDEHRPGVEAELEEIYYFEIEAGEGGQEGFGYQRVFPSRPGGTDVLAEVRTGDAVLVPDGWHGPSIAQPGHSMYYLNVMAGPGDEREWKICFHPDHTEGYR, via the coding sequence ATGACGTACGTACCGAAGGGCAGCGCGGCCGAGGGGCCGTACGCTCTCGAAATCGACCCCAAGCGGTCCGGTCTGGTCTATTCCGCGCTGCGCGTGGTCGACATCGAACCGGGCGCCACGCACTCCTTCGCCACCGGGGAGAGTGAATGGATCGTGCTCCCGCTGACCGGCGGCTGTACGGTGCACGCGGAAGACGAGATCATCGAACTGCTGGGCCGGGACAGCGTGTTCAGCGGAGTGAGCGACTTCGCCTACGTGCCCCGTGACGCCCACATCCAGATCGCCTCCGGCGCGGGAGGCCGCTTCGCCCTGGCAGGAGCGAAGTGCGAGCGTCGACTCCCCGCCCGCTACGGCTCCGCGCCGGAGGTTTCCGTCGAGCACCGCGGCAGCGGCACCTGCGCCCGCGAGGTCCGCAACTTCGCGTCCGCCGACGCCTTCGACTGCGACCGCCTCATCGCGGTCGAGGTGATCACGCCCGGCGGCAACTGGTCCTCGTACCCGCCGCACAAGCACGACGAGCACCGTCCGGGCGTCGAGGCCGAGCTCGAAGAGATCTACTACTTCGAGATCGAGGCCGGTGAGGGAGGCCAGGAAGGCTTCGGCTACCAGCGGGTCTTCCCCTCACGCCCCGGCGGCACCGACGTCCTGGCCGAGGTCCGGACGGGCGACGCCGTGCTCGTGCCCGACGGCTGGCACGGCCCGTCGATCGCCCAGCCGGGGCACAGCATGTACTACCTGAACGTGATGGCAGGACCCGGCGACGAGCGGGAGTGGAAGATCTGCTTCCACCCCGATCACACGGAGGGATACCGATGA
- the iolD gene encoding 3D-(3,5/4)-trihydroxycyclohexane-1,2-dione acylhydrolase (decyclizing), whose protein sequence is MTSIRLTTAQALVRFLSRQFTERDGERQRLIGATWGIFGHGNVAGIGQALVEYGDAMPFHQGRNEQAMVHAAVGYARQSGRLSTHAVTTSIGPGATNLVTGAALATINHLPVLLLPGDTFATRPADPVLQQLEVPYAGDVSVNDCLRPVSKYFDRITRPEALIPAALAAMRVLTDPADTGAVTLALPQDVQAEAFDWPEEFFAERVWGVRRQAPDPRELAAAARAVREARRPLIVAGGGVHHSAAEDALRDLADATGIPVASTQAGKGSLRFDHPADVGGIGHTGTATADELACTADLVIGVGTRYSDFTTASGTLFAAPDVRFLNLNITAFDGHKMAGAPLVADARAGLEALTGALEGWRVPPAYVAEYTEDKVRWEQRVDAAYAADEPDVRPTQLQVLGLLDELVTDEDVVINAAGSLPGDLHKLWRARSPRQYHVEYGYSCMGYEIPASIGVALAAPDRPVWALVGDGTYLMMPTEIVTAVQENIPVKVVILQNHGYASIGGLSESVGGERFGTAYRFREPDGTYTGAPLPVDLAANAASLGMHVIRAKTVVDLRDALAEARAADRPTCVYVETETADTVSPPPPAQAWWDVPVAETADRPSAIKARKEYDRHVSARRRHL, encoded by the coding sequence ATGACCTCGATCAGGCTGACCACCGCACAGGCCCTCGTCCGCTTCCTGTCCCGGCAGTTCACCGAGCGCGACGGCGAGCGGCAGCGGCTCATCGGCGCGACCTGGGGCATCTTCGGGCACGGAAATGTGGCGGGCATCGGCCAGGCACTCGTCGAGTACGGCGACGCCATGCCCTTCCACCAGGGCCGCAACGAACAGGCCATGGTGCACGCCGCCGTCGGGTACGCCCGCCAGTCGGGCCGCCTGTCCACGCACGCCGTCACCACCTCCATCGGCCCCGGCGCGACCAACCTCGTCACCGGCGCCGCGCTCGCGACGATCAACCACCTGCCGGTGCTCCTGCTGCCCGGCGACACCTTCGCGACCCGCCCCGCCGACCCGGTGCTCCAGCAGCTCGAAGTCCCCTACGCAGGCGACGTGTCGGTCAACGACTGTCTGCGCCCGGTGTCGAAGTACTTCGACCGGATCACCCGGCCCGAGGCCCTGATCCCGGCCGCGCTCGCCGCGATGCGCGTGCTCACCGACCCGGCGGACACCGGCGCCGTCACGCTCGCGCTTCCGCAGGACGTGCAGGCGGAGGCCTTCGACTGGCCGGAGGAGTTCTTCGCGGAGAGGGTGTGGGGCGTACGCCGTCAGGCGCCCGATCCGCGCGAACTGGCCGCCGCCGCGCGGGCCGTGCGCGAGGCGCGGCGCCCGCTGATCGTCGCGGGCGGCGGGGTCCACCACAGCGCGGCCGAGGACGCGCTGCGGGACCTCGCGGACGCGACCGGGATCCCCGTCGCCTCCACCCAGGCCGGCAAGGGGTCCCTGCGGTTCGACCACCCGGCTGACGTCGGCGGCATCGGGCACACGGGCACGGCCACCGCCGACGAACTCGCCTGCACCGCCGACCTGGTGATCGGTGTCGGCACCCGCTACAGCGACTTCACCACCGCGTCCGGCACGCTCTTCGCGGCGCCGGACGTCCGCTTCCTGAACCTCAACATCACCGCGTTCGACGGCCACAAGATGGCGGGCGCGCCCCTGGTCGCGGACGCGCGGGCGGGCCTCGAAGCCCTGACCGGCGCCCTGGAGGGGTGGCGCGTGCCGCCCGCGTACGTCGCCGAGTACACCGAGGACAAGGTGCGCTGGGAGCAGCGCGTCGACGCGGCGTACGCGGCCGACGAGCCCGACGTACGGCCCACGCAGCTCCAAGTCCTCGGCCTGCTCGATGAGTTGGTCACCGACGAGGACGTGGTCATCAACGCGGCCGGATCGCTCCCCGGAGATCTCCACAAGCTGTGGAGGGCCCGCTCGCCCCGGCAGTACCACGTCGAGTACGGCTACTCCTGCATGGGATACGAGATCCCCGCCTCGATCGGCGTCGCGCTGGCGGCACCGGACCGGCCCGTCTGGGCGCTGGTGGGCGACGGGACGTATCTGATGATGCCCACCGAGATCGTCACGGCGGTCCAGGAGAACATCCCGGTCAAGGTCGTGATCCTGCAGAACCACGGGTACGCGTCCATCGGCGGGCTCTCCGAGTCCGTGGGCGGCGAGCGGTTCGGCACCGCCTACCGCTTCCGGGAGCCGGACGGGACGTACACGGGCGCCCCGCTGCCCGTCGATCTCGCGGCCAACGCGGCCTCCCTGGGGATGCACGTGATCCGCGCCAAAACAGTCGTTGACCTGCGCGATGCCCTCGCCGAGGCGCGGGCGGCCGACCGCCCCACATGTGTCTACGTGGAGACGGAAACGGCAGACACAGTGTCGCCCCCGCCCCCGGCGCAGGCGTGGTGGGATGTGCCCGTGGCCGAGACCGCGGACCGACCGTCGGCGATCAAGGCCAGGAAAGAGTACGACCGGCACGTCTCAGCCCGACGCCGCCACCTGTGA
- the mmsA gene encoding CoA-acylating methylmalonate-semialdehyde dehydrogenase translates to MTKTVNHWIGGKTVEGASGAYGSVTDPATGAVTTQVAFANVDEVDAAVASAREAYATWGKSSLAKRTSVLFAFRALLDANRDAIAELITAEHGKVHSDALGEVARGLEIVDLACGITVQLKGELSTEVASRVDVSSIRQPLGVVAGITPFNFPAMVPMWMFPLAIACGNTFVLKPSEKDPSAAMKIAELLSEAGLPDGVFNVLHGDKVAVDRLLEHPDVAAVSFVGSTPIARHIHTTATANGKRVQALGGAKNHMLVLPDADLDAAADAAVSAAYGSAGERCMAISAVVAVGSIGDELVAKIKERAEKIKIGPGNDPTSEMGPLITAAHRDKVASYVTGAAAEGCEVVLDGTGHTVEGFEDGHWIGLSLLDRVPVTANAYKDEIFGPVLCVLRVDTYEEGVALMNASPFGNGTAIFTRDGGAARRFQLEIEAGMVGVNVPIPVPVGYHSFGGWKDSLFGDHHIYGNDGTHFYTRGKVVTTRWPDPSDAPEGVDLGFPRNH, encoded by the coding sequence ATGACGAAGACCGTCAATCACTGGATCGGCGGGAAGACCGTCGAGGGTGCGTCAGGTGCGTACGGTTCGGTGACCGACCCGGCGACCGGCGCCGTCACCACGCAGGTCGCCTTCGCGAACGTGGACGAGGTGGACGCCGCAGTCGCCTCCGCGCGTGAGGCGTACGCCACGTGGGGCAAGTCGTCCCTGGCCAAGCGCACCTCGGTCCTCTTCGCCTTCCGCGCGCTGCTCGACGCCAACCGTGACGCGATCGCCGAGCTGATCACCGCCGAGCACGGCAAGGTGCACTCGGACGCGCTCGGCGAGGTCGCCCGCGGCCTGGAGATCGTGGACCTCGCCTGCGGGATCACGGTCCAGCTGAAGGGCGAGCTGTCGACGGAGGTGGCGTCGCGCGTGGACGTCTCCTCCATCCGCCAGCCCCTCGGCGTCGTCGCGGGCATCACGCCGTTCAACTTCCCGGCCATGGTGCCGATGTGGATGTTCCCGCTGGCCATCGCGTGCGGCAACACCTTCGTCCTGAAGCCGTCGGAGAAGGACCCCTCGGCCGCGATGAAGATCGCGGAGCTGCTCTCCGAGGCCGGGCTCCCCGACGGCGTCTTCAACGTCCTGCACGGCGACAAGGTCGCTGTCGACCGCCTCCTGGAGCACCCGGACGTGGCGGCCGTCTCCTTCGTCGGCTCCACGCCGATCGCCCGCCACATCCACACCACCGCGACCGCCAACGGCAAGCGCGTCCAGGCCCTCGGCGGCGCCAAGAACCACATGCTGGTCCTGCCGGACGCGGACCTCGACGCGGCGGCGGACGCGGCCGTGTCGGCGGCTTACGGCTCCGCGGGCGAGCGCTGCATGGCGATCTCGGCCGTGGTCGCGGTCGGCTCGATCGGCGACGAGCTGGTCGCGAAGATCAAGGAGCGGGCCGAGAAGATCAAGATCGGCCCCGGCAACGACCCCACGTCGGAGATGGGCCCGCTCATCACGGCGGCGCACCGCGACAAGGTCGCCTCGTACGTCACCGGCGCCGCGGCCGAGGGCTGCGAGGTCGTCCTGGACGGCACCGGCCACACGGTCGAGGGCTTCGAGGACGGCCACTGGATCGGCCTCTCGCTCCTGGACCGCGTACCGGTGACGGCGAACGCGTACAAGGACGAGATCTTCGGCCCCGTGCTGTGCGTGCTGCGGGTCGACACCTACGAGGAGGGCGTGGCGCTGATGAACGCCTCGCCCTTCGGCAACGGCACCGCGATCTTCACGCGTGACGGCGGCGCCGCGCGGCGCTTCCAGCTGGAGATCGAGGCGGGCATGGTCGGTGTGAACGTCCCGATCCCGGTGCCGGTCGGCTACCACTCCTTCGGTGGCTGGAAGGACTCGCTCTTCGGGGATCACCACATCTACGGAAATGACGGGACGCACTTCTACACCCGGGGCAAGGTGGTCACCACCCGCTGGCCCGACCCGTCGGACGCCCCCGAGGGTGTGGACCTCGGGTTCCCGCGCAATCACTGA